One genomic window of Syngnathus acus chromosome 11, fSynAcu1.2, whole genome shotgun sequence includes the following:
- the ints3 gene encoding integrator complex subunit 3 isoform X1, producing MEAAPAKNKPQGRLVVSTQLDAKDELEEKLERCVGVVHSLTTGLSEREANDALTASACKGQQQHEEVCLGLFALLLTEPAQAQRCYRDLTLVSRDGMNVVLVKINQILMEKFLKLQDIPRKQLVWLVRELVKSSVMAVDGVVMTLLKQIAGGDVSTKNMWLAESVLDILLEQKEWLLKSGMLIAMSVYTYLRLIVDHGAPNLLPLRQKEVDFCIGMLRDKFPECVIIGRDLVRLLQNVARIPEMDLLWRDLLHNPQVLSPQFTGVLQLLTARTSRKFLACRLTPDMETKLLFMTSRVRFGQQKRYQDWFQRQYLSMAESQSLRCDLIRYICGVVHPSNEVLSSDILPRWAIIGWLLTTCTSNVAASNAKLALFYDWLFFNPDKDSIMNIEPAILVMHHSMKPHPAITATLLDFMCRIIPHFFPPLEVQVRQGVFNSLTFIMEKRVLAHLAPLFDNPKLDRELRSMLRERFPEFCSAPSPPMEVKMEEMASMEMEHLMDKEEGCYDNTEAAFSDDEEEVNNKGRKREFRFHPIRETVVEEPADITPWLDQLEDTMKDKVVQLQKSSDTETQCEVMQDIVDLILEEDFDTEQMAALASCLAEIFKEHFRGDVLPEDITDESLEESVCKAVCLVFRNLVTMQEDNSGFSVLLDMLAELYQKQPKIGYHLLYYLKASKAANGKMMLYESFAQATALGDLHTCLMMDMKACQEDDVRLLCYLTPSIYSEFPDQTLRSGELLNMIVAVIDSTQLQELMCHVMMGNLVMFRKDSVLNILIQSLDWETFEQYSTWQLFLAHSIPLETIIPILQHLKYKEHPEALSCLLLQLRREKPSEEMVKMVLSRPCHSEDQFTTSLLRHWASKHDDTLAEHIKAQLIKNNNQPRKRQSLRSSSSKLAQLTLEQILEHLDNLRLSLNNTKNSCQCAHAWGGGRLAMRRHSPPSPDSCLLLYSVFSQTPILQALQHVQASCDEGHKMRFSDLFALAEEYEDSQAKPVKSRRKAAATSPRSRKGPVPPSSSNNEEESASSSASEEEDSKPKAPKRKRKCSSAVASDSD from the exons ATGGAAGCTGCACCGGCCAAGAATAAGCCGCAGGGCCGCCTGGTGGTGTCCACGCAGTTGGACGCCAAAGATGAGCTGGAGGAG AAACTGGAGCGTTGCGTCGGAGTGGTGCACTCTTTGACCACTGGCCTTTCCGAGAGAGAAGCGAACGACGCTCTGACCGCCAGC GCGTGCAAaggccagcagcagcacgAAGAGGTTTGTCTCGGACTCTTCGCCCTGCTTCTCACTGAACCGGCTCAGGCCCAGAGG TGTTACAGAGACCTGACTCTGGTGAGCAGAGATGGAATGAATGTGGTCCTGGTGAAGATAAATCAGATCTTAATGGAGAAGTTCCTCAAGCTGCAGGACATCCCCAGAAAGCAG ctAGTGTGGCTGGTTCGAGAGCTGGTGAAGAGCAGCGTGATGGCAGTGGATGGCGTCGTCATGACCTTGCTCAAGCAGATTGCAG GAGGAGACGTGTCCACGAAAAACATGTGGCTGGCTGAGAGCGTCCTGGACATCCTGCTGGAGCAGAA GGAGTGGCTTCTGAAGAGCGGGATGCTGATCGCCATGTCGGTCTACACGTACCTGCGCCTCATCGTGGACCACGGCGCCCCCAATCTACTTCCTCTGCGCCAGAAGGAAGTGGATTTCTGCATCGGGATGCTGCGGGACAAG TTCCCGGAGTGCGTGATCATCGGCAGAGATTTAGTGCGCCTGCTGCAGAACGTGGCTCGGATCCCTGAGATGGATCTCCTGTGGAGAGACCTGCTCCACAACCCTCAGGTCCTCAGTCCTCAGTTCACCG GCGTTCTCCAGCTACTCACGGCGCGAACTTCCAGAAAATTCCTAGCCTGTCGTCTGACCCCcgacatggagaccaagctcCTGTTCATGACGTCCAGG GTGCGCTTCGGCCAGCAGAAGCGCTACCAGGACTGGTTCCAGCGGCAGTACCTGTCCATGGCCGAAAGCCAGTCGCTGCGTTGCGACCTGATCCGCTACATCTGCGGCGTGGTCCACCCGTCCAACGAGGTCCTCAGCTCTGACATCCTGCCGCGCTGGGCCATCATTGGCTGGCTGCTCACCACCTGCACG TCCAACGTGGCCGCCTCCAACGCCAAGCTAGCGCTCTTCTACGATTGGCTGTTCTTCAATCCTGACAAGGACAGCATCATGAACATAG AGCCAGCCATCTTGGTGATGCATCATTCCATGAAGCCCCATCCCGCCATCACGGCCACGCTTCTCGACTTCATGTGCCGG ATCATTCCTCACTTCTTCCCTCCGCTGGAAGTTCAGGTCCGTCAGGGTGTGTTCAACTCGCTCACCTTCATCATGGAGAAGAGAGTGCTGGC GCACTTGGCTCCCTTGTTCGACAATCCAAAGCTGGACCGAGAACTTCGCTCCATGCTGAGAGAAAGGTTTCCGGAGTTCTGCAGCGCCCCCTCGCCGCCGATGGAAG TGAAAATGGAGGAGATGGCGTCCATGGAAATGGAGCACCTGATGGACAAGGAGGAAGGTTGCTATGACAACACAGAAGCCGCCTTCAGTGACGATGAGGAGGAGGTCAACAACAAAG GAAGGAAGCGCGAGTTCAGGTTTCATCCAATCAGAGAGACTGTTGTGGAGGAGCCCGCCGACATCACGCCCTGGCTTGACCAATTAGAGGACACCATGAAGGACAAGGTCGTCCAGCTTCAGAAGTCAAG TGACACGGAGACGCAGTGCGAAGTCATGCAGGACATCGTGGACCTCATCCTGGAG GAGGACTTTGACACGGAGCAGATGGCGGCCTTAGCTTCGTGCCTGGCAGAAATCTTTAAAGAACATTTCCGAGGAGATGTCCTCCCAGAAGACATCACTGACGA gTCCCTGGAGGAATCGGTGTGCAAGGCGGTGTGTCTGGTCTTCCGGAACCTGGTGACCATGCAGGAAGACAATAGCGGCTTCTCGGTTCTTCTGGACATGCTGGCGGAACTGTACCAGAAGCAGCCCAAGATTGGTTACCATCTGCTCTACTACCTGAAAGCCAG CAAAGCGGCAAACGGCAAGATGATGCTGTACGAGTCCTTCGCTCAGGCCACGGCGCTCGGTGACCTTCACACCTGTCTGATGATGGACATGAAGGCGTGTCAGGAGGACGACGTGCGCTTGCTCTGCTACCTGACGCCTTCCATCTACTCAGAG TTTCCAGATCAGACGCTGAGGAGCGGCGAGCTGCTCAACATGATCGTGGCAGTCATCGATTCGACCCAG TTGCAGGAGCTGATGTGCCACGTGATGATGGGAAACCTGGTCATGTTCCGCAAGGACTCCGTTCTCAACATTCTGA TCCAGTCTCTGGACTGGGAGACGTTTGAGCAGTACAGCACGTGGCAGCTGTTCCTGGCACACAGCATCCCTCTGGAGACCATCATCCCCATCCTGCAGCACCTCAAGTACAAAG AGCATCCCGAGGCCTTGTCCTgtctgctgctgcagctgcgGCGGGAAAA GCCCAGCGAGGAGATGGTCAAGATGGTCCTGAGTAGGCCCTGCCACAGCGAGGACCAGTTCACCACCAGCCTCCTGCGGCACTGGGCGTCCAAGCACGACGACACCCTGGCCGAACACATCAAAGCGCAACTCATCAAGAACAACAACCAGCCGCGGAAGAGGCAAAG TTTACGCAGCTCAAGCAGCAAACTGGCTCAGTTGACGCTGGAGCAGATCCTGGAGCATCTGGACAACCTCAGATTGAGTCTGaacaacaccaagaacagctGTCAGTGCGCACACGCGTGGGGGGGCGGGCGGCTGGCCATGCGTCGCCACAGCCCACCAAGCCCTGATTCTTGCCTTTTGTTGTACTCAGTCTTCAGCCAGACGCCCATCCTTCAGGCCCTGCAGCACGTCCAGGCCAGCTGTGATGAAGGACACAAGATGAG GTTCAGCGACCTGTTTGCCTTGGCCGAAGAGTACGAGGACTCCCAGGCCAAACCCGTCAAGTCGCGCCGCAAGGCAGCCGCCACCTCGCCCCGGTCACGCAAAGGCCCTGTGCcgcccagcagcagcaacaacgaGGAGGAGAGCGCCTCCAGCAGCGCCTCG gaggaggaagactccAAGCCCAAAGCAcccaagaggaagaggaagtgcTCGTCGGCCGTGGCCTCCGACAGCGACTAA
- the ints3 gene encoding integrator complex subunit 3 isoform X2 encodes MEAAPAKNKPQGRLVVSTQLDAKDELEEKLERCVGVVHSLTTGLSEREANDALTASACKGQQQHEEVCLGLFALLLTEPAQAQRCYRDLTLVSRDGMNVVLVKINQILMEKFLKLQDIPRKQLVWLVRELVKSSVMAVDGVVMTLLKQIAGGDVSTKNMWLAESVLDILLEQKEWLLKSGMLIAMSVYTYLRLIVDHGAPNLLPLRQKEVDFCIGMLRDKFPECVIIGRDLVRLLQNVARIPEMDLLWRDLLHNPQVLSPQFTGVLQLLTARTSRKFLACRLTPDMETKLLFMTSRVRFGQQKRYQDWFQRQYLSMAESQSLRCDLIRYICGVVHPSNEVLSSDILPRWAIIGWLLTTCTSNVAASNAKLALFYDWLFFNPDKDSIMNIEPAILVMHHSMKPHPAITATLLDFMCRIIPHFFPPLEVQVRQGVFNSLTFIMEKRVLAHLAPLFDNPKLDRELRSMLRERFPEFCSAPSPPMEVKMEEMASMEMEHLMDKEEGCYDNTEAAFSDDEEEVNNKGRKREFRFHPIRETVVEEPADITPWLDQLEDTMKDKVVQLQKSSDTETQCEVMQDIVDLILEEDFDTEQMAALASCLAEIFKEHFRGDVLPEDITDESLEESVCKAVCLVFRNLVTMQEDNSGFSVLLDMLAELYQKQPKIGYHLLYYLKASKAANGKMMLYESFAQATALGDLHTCLMMDMKACQEDDVRLLCYLTPSIYSEFPDQTLRSGELLNMIVAVIDSTQLQELMCHVMMGNLVMFRKDSVLNILIQSLDWETFEQYSTWQLFLAHSIPLETIIPILQHLKYKEHPEALSCLLLQLRREKPSEEMVKMVLSRPCHSEDQFTTSLLRHWASKHDDTLAEHIKAQLIKNNNQPRKRQSLRSSSSKLAQLTLEQILEHLDNLRLSLNNTKNSFFSQTPILQALQHVQASCDEGHKMRFSDLFALAEEYEDSQAKPVKSRRKAAATSPRSRKGPVPPSSSNNEEESASSSASEEEDSKPKAPKRKRKCSSAVASDSD; translated from the exons ATGGAAGCTGCACCGGCCAAGAATAAGCCGCAGGGCCGCCTGGTGGTGTCCACGCAGTTGGACGCCAAAGATGAGCTGGAGGAG AAACTGGAGCGTTGCGTCGGAGTGGTGCACTCTTTGACCACTGGCCTTTCCGAGAGAGAAGCGAACGACGCTCTGACCGCCAGC GCGTGCAAaggccagcagcagcacgAAGAGGTTTGTCTCGGACTCTTCGCCCTGCTTCTCACTGAACCGGCTCAGGCCCAGAGG TGTTACAGAGACCTGACTCTGGTGAGCAGAGATGGAATGAATGTGGTCCTGGTGAAGATAAATCAGATCTTAATGGAGAAGTTCCTCAAGCTGCAGGACATCCCCAGAAAGCAG ctAGTGTGGCTGGTTCGAGAGCTGGTGAAGAGCAGCGTGATGGCAGTGGATGGCGTCGTCATGACCTTGCTCAAGCAGATTGCAG GAGGAGACGTGTCCACGAAAAACATGTGGCTGGCTGAGAGCGTCCTGGACATCCTGCTGGAGCAGAA GGAGTGGCTTCTGAAGAGCGGGATGCTGATCGCCATGTCGGTCTACACGTACCTGCGCCTCATCGTGGACCACGGCGCCCCCAATCTACTTCCTCTGCGCCAGAAGGAAGTGGATTTCTGCATCGGGATGCTGCGGGACAAG TTCCCGGAGTGCGTGATCATCGGCAGAGATTTAGTGCGCCTGCTGCAGAACGTGGCTCGGATCCCTGAGATGGATCTCCTGTGGAGAGACCTGCTCCACAACCCTCAGGTCCTCAGTCCTCAGTTCACCG GCGTTCTCCAGCTACTCACGGCGCGAACTTCCAGAAAATTCCTAGCCTGTCGTCTGACCCCcgacatggagaccaagctcCTGTTCATGACGTCCAGG GTGCGCTTCGGCCAGCAGAAGCGCTACCAGGACTGGTTCCAGCGGCAGTACCTGTCCATGGCCGAAAGCCAGTCGCTGCGTTGCGACCTGATCCGCTACATCTGCGGCGTGGTCCACCCGTCCAACGAGGTCCTCAGCTCTGACATCCTGCCGCGCTGGGCCATCATTGGCTGGCTGCTCACCACCTGCACG TCCAACGTGGCCGCCTCCAACGCCAAGCTAGCGCTCTTCTACGATTGGCTGTTCTTCAATCCTGACAAGGACAGCATCATGAACATAG AGCCAGCCATCTTGGTGATGCATCATTCCATGAAGCCCCATCCCGCCATCACGGCCACGCTTCTCGACTTCATGTGCCGG ATCATTCCTCACTTCTTCCCTCCGCTGGAAGTTCAGGTCCGTCAGGGTGTGTTCAACTCGCTCACCTTCATCATGGAGAAGAGAGTGCTGGC GCACTTGGCTCCCTTGTTCGACAATCCAAAGCTGGACCGAGAACTTCGCTCCATGCTGAGAGAAAGGTTTCCGGAGTTCTGCAGCGCCCCCTCGCCGCCGATGGAAG TGAAAATGGAGGAGATGGCGTCCATGGAAATGGAGCACCTGATGGACAAGGAGGAAGGTTGCTATGACAACACAGAAGCCGCCTTCAGTGACGATGAGGAGGAGGTCAACAACAAAG GAAGGAAGCGCGAGTTCAGGTTTCATCCAATCAGAGAGACTGTTGTGGAGGAGCCCGCCGACATCACGCCCTGGCTTGACCAATTAGAGGACACCATGAAGGACAAGGTCGTCCAGCTTCAGAAGTCAAG TGACACGGAGACGCAGTGCGAAGTCATGCAGGACATCGTGGACCTCATCCTGGAG GAGGACTTTGACACGGAGCAGATGGCGGCCTTAGCTTCGTGCCTGGCAGAAATCTTTAAAGAACATTTCCGAGGAGATGTCCTCCCAGAAGACATCACTGACGA gTCCCTGGAGGAATCGGTGTGCAAGGCGGTGTGTCTGGTCTTCCGGAACCTGGTGACCATGCAGGAAGACAATAGCGGCTTCTCGGTTCTTCTGGACATGCTGGCGGAACTGTACCAGAAGCAGCCCAAGATTGGTTACCATCTGCTCTACTACCTGAAAGCCAG CAAAGCGGCAAACGGCAAGATGATGCTGTACGAGTCCTTCGCTCAGGCCACGGCGCTCGGTGACCTTCACACCTGTCTGATGATGGACATGAAGGCGTGTCAGGAGGACGACGTGCGCTTGCTCTGCTACCTGACGCCTTCCATCTACTCAGAG TTTCCAGATCAGACGCTGAGGAGCGGCGAGCTGCTCAACATGATCGTGGCAGTCATCGATTCGACCCAG TTGCAGGAGCTGATGTGCCACGTGATGATGGGAAACCTGGTCATGTTCCGCAAGGACTCCGTTCTCAACATTCTGA TCCAGTCTCTGGACTGGGAGACGTTTGAGCAGTACAGCACGTGGCAGCTGTTCCTGGCACACAGCATCCCTCTGGAGACCATCATCCCCATCCTGCAGCACCTCAAGTACAAAG AGCATCCCGAGGCCTTGTCCTgtctgctgctgcagctgcgGCGGGAAAA GCCCAGCGAGGAGATGGTCAAGATGGTCCTGAGTAGGCCCTGCCACAGCGAGGACCAGTTCACCACCAGCCTCCTGCGGCACTGGGCGTCCAAGCACGACGACACCCTGGCCGAACACATCAAAGCGCAACTCATCAAGAACAACAACCAGCCGCGGAAGAGGCAAAG TTTACGCAGCTCAAGCAGCAAACTGGCTCAGTTGACGCTGGAGCAGATCCTGGAGCATCTGGACAACCTCAGATTGAGTCTGaacaacaccaagaacagct TCTTCAGCCAGACGCCCATCCTTCAGGCCCTGCAGCACGTCCAGGCCAGCTGTGATGAAGGACACAAGATGAG GTTCAGCGACCTGTTTGCCTTGGCCGAAGAGTACGAGGACTCCCAGGCCAAACCCGTCAAGTCGCGCCGCAAGGCAGCCGCCACCTCGCCCCGGTCACGCAAAGGCCCTGTGCcgcccagcagcagcaacaacgaGGAGGAGAGCGCCTCCAGCAGCGCCTCG gaggaggaagactccAAGCCCAAAGCAcccaagaggaagaggaagtgcTCGTCGGCCGTGGCCTCCGACAGCGACTAA